In a single window of the Branchiostoma floridae strain S238N-H82 chromosome 2, Bfl_VNyyK, whole genome shotgun sequence genome:
- the LOC118410394 gene encoding uncharacterized protein LOC118410394 isoform X2, protein MDTLEMAMVFMETTNVTCQEILYMNPRAGKYIRCSYSEEDLPYISLTTAISGNNFYIGTEEPKGTDHLAVLEYSHAGNVWQRANMSTFQKPDMSRKSEIDEFLLEVDEILYYVFVERENISTSVWIRKYNRHTDQWQECSQLKIRMPNYLRNHSYHTVVSCGPHIYFLMKPQMHRYDPSQDRWCKLTPPKLEFCTTVAMGTEIFCTDREFSKTMVYDTKSDRWQTTNNLVYVYDKFTDTWRDLEATMPSGEYLTPDSSLPVACMYLPCLTAKGTDLSTACL, encoded by the exons ATGGACACGCTGGAAATGGCCATGGTTTTCATGGAAAC GACCAACGTAACTTGCCAAGAGATCCTCTACATGAATCCCAGAGCAGGGAAGTACATCAGGTGCAGTTATTCTGAGGAGGACCTTCCGTACATCTCACTAACAACTGCTATCAGTGGTAACAATTTTTACATTGGAACTGAAGAACCAAAGGGTACAGATCATTTGGCTGTGTTGGAGTACAGCCATGCAGGCAATGTGTGGCAACGTGCTAATATGTCCACATTTCAAAAACCCGACATGTCACGCAAATCTGAGATTGACGAGTTCCTTCTTGAAGTTGATGAGATTTTATATTACGTTTTTGTTGAAAGGGAAAATATCAGTACATCGGTGTGGATCAGAAAGTACAACCGGCACACAgaccagtggcaggagtgttcacagctgAAAATCAGGATGCCCAATTACCTGAGGAACCATTCTTACCATACAGTAGTTTCCTGTGGTCCTCACATCTATTTCCTCATGAAACCACAAATGCATCGCTACGACCCGAGCCAGGACCGCTGGTGCAAGCTGACCCCACCAAAACTCGAATTCTGCACAAcggttgccatgggaacagagatctTCTGCACAGACAGGGAGTTCAGCAAGACCATGGTGTACGACACAAAGTCTGACCGCTGGCAG ACAACAAACAATCTGGTATATGTCTACGACAAGTTTACTGATACCTGGAGAGACTTGGAGGCCACCATGCCTAGTGGAGAATATTTAACTCCTGATTCGAGCCTTCCTGTGGCATGTATGTACCTACCATGTCTTACCGCCAAGGGCACTGACTTGAGTACAGCATGCCTCTAG
- the LOC118410394 gene encoding kelch repeat and BTB domain-containing protein 8-like isoform X1 yields MDTLEMAMVFMETTNVTCQEILYMNPRAGKYIRCSYSEEDLPYISLTTAISGNNFYIGTEEPKGTDHLAVLEYSHAGNVWQRANMSTFQKPDMSRKSEIDEFLLEVDEILYYVFVERENISTSVWIRKYNRHTDQWQECSQLKIRMPNYLRNHSYHTVVSCGPHIYFLMKPQMHRYDPSQDRWCKLTPPKLEFCTTVAMGTEIFCTDREFSKTMVYDTKSDRWQVRQGWPNPRPVNLDNTILPYFFVLENQLHVWVEAFTISSLQTTNNLVYVYDKFTDTWRDLEATMPSGEYLTPDSSLPVACMYLPCLTAKGTDLSTACL; encoded by the exons ATGGACACGCTGGAAATGGCCATGGTTTTCATGGAAAC GACCAACGTAACTTGCCAAGAGATCCTCTACATGAATCCCAGAGCAGGGAAGTACATCAGGTGCAGTTATTCTGAGGAGGACCTTCCGTACATCTCACTAACAACTGCTATCAGTGGTAACAATTTTTACATTGGAACTGAAGAACCAAAGGGTACAGATCATTTGGCTGTGTTGGAGTACAGCCATGCAGGCAATGTGTGGCAACGTGCTAATATGTCCACATTTCAAAAACCCGACATGTCACGCAAATCTGAGATTGACGAGTTCCTTCTTGAAGTTGATGAGATTTTATATTACGTTTTTGTTGAAAGGGAAAATATCAGTACATCGGTGTGGATCAGAAAGTACAACCGGCACACAgaccagtggcaggagtgttcacagctgAAAATCAGGATGCCCAATTACCTGAGGAACCATTCTTACCATACAGTAGTTTCCTGTGGTCCTCACATCTATTTCCTCATGAAACCACAAATGCATCGCTACGACCCGAGCCAGGACCGCTGGTGCAAGCTGACCCCACCAAAACTCGAATTCTGCACAAcggttgccatgggaacagagatctTCTGCACAGACAGGGAGTTCAGCAAGACCATGGTGTACGACACAAAGTCTGACCGCTGGCAGGTACGTCAAGGCTGGCCAAACCCGCGCCCAGTAAATCTTGATAATACCATACTTCCATATTTCTTTGTACTAGAGAACCAGCTGCATGTATGGGTTGAAGCCTTTACCATTTCTTCGTTACAGACAACAAACAATCTGGTATATGTCTACGACAAGTTTACTGATACCTGGAGAGACTTGGAGGCCACCATGCCTAGTGGAGAATATTTAACTCCTGATTCGAGCCTTCCTGTGGCATGTATGTACCTACCATGTCTTACCGCCAAGGGCACTGACTTGAGTACAGCATGCCTCTAG
- the LOC118409513 gene encoding feline leukemia virus subgroup C receptor-related protein 1-like produces MSTDPAQGARAKSTDHETTPESTPTEPPPQTPGEKTEGSPRTKLYVRRWFMLLLFSSYSLSNAFQWIHYSVISNIVVRYYNASILAVDWLSMVYMLAYIPLIFPATWTLDRYGLRVVGLLGSSLNCIGAWLKVAGVGRERFAVTMFAQTVCSVAQIFILGMPARVAAVWFGPKEVSTATSIGVFGNQVGVALGFLIPPVLVPNAADITVVERGMNVMMFGTAGVTTLLFILVIIFFKEKPPIPPSPAQASIFESEAEYSYIGSVKRLVKSVPFALLIITYGVNTGSFYAISTLLNQVVLSNYPGEEVNVGRIGLTIVLTGLLGSVLCGIWLDRTRTYKGTTVVVYILSFLCMTAFTFTLDLGYLAVVFVTAGALGFFMTGYLPLGFEFAAEITYPESEGTSSGLLNASAQTFGIALTLFMGYLVNNVSTLAGNLCLCVTLFLGAILTALIKSDLKRLRAMHSGEDANAESKTTAL; encoded by the exons ATGTCGACCGACCCAGCGCAAGGAGCTCGAGCGAAGAGCACAGATCATGAGACCACCCCCGAGTCGACCCCGACCGAGCCGCCCCCGCAAACTCCCGGGGAGAAGACAGAGGGCAGCCCGAGGACCAAGCTGTACGTGCGTCGGTGGTTCATGTTGCTTCTCTTCTCTTCCTATTCGCTCAGCAACGCTTTCCAATGGATCCACTACAGCGTGATCAGTAACATCGTTGTCAG GTACTACAACGCGAGTATCCTGGCCGTGGATTGGCTGTCGATGGTGTACATGTTGGCTTACATTCCGCTCATCTTTCCAGCTACTTGGACGCTAGACAG ATACGGTCTCCGTGTGGTTGGTCTTCTCGGGTCGTCCCTGAACTGTATCGGTGCGTGGCTGAAGGTAGCCGGGGTGGGGAGGGAGCGGTTCGCGGTCACCATGTTCGCCCAGACCGTCTGCTCCGTGGCGCAGATCTTCATCCTCGGGATGCCTGCTCGGGTGGCCGCCGTCTGGTTTGGACCCAAGGAGGTGTCTACGGCTACGTCTATTGGTGTCTTCGGGAACCag GTCGGAGTTGCCCTGGGTTTCCTTATCCCTCCCGTGTTGGTACCGAACGCCGCGGACATCACGGTGGTGGAACGGGGCATGAACGTCATGATGTTCGGCACGGCTGGGGTCACCACTCTGCTCTTCATACTGGTTATCATAT TTTTTAAAGAGAAGCCGCCCATACCTCCTAGCCCGGCCCAGGCCTCCATCTTTGAAAGCGAGGCGGAGTATTCTTACATCGGCTCCGTCAAGAGACTGGTGAAGAGTGTTCCTTTCGCACTGCTTATCATCACGTACG GTGTCAACACAGGGTCGTTCTACGCCATCTCCACGTTGCTAAATCAGGTGGTGCTCTCCAATTATCCG GGAGAGGAGGTGAACGTTGGCCGGATCGGACTGACCATCGTACTGACCGGTCTGCTGGGGTCCGTGCTGTGCGGCATCTGGTTAGATAGGACACGGACATACAA GGGTACCACAGTAGTTGTTTACATCCTGTCCTTTCTGTGCATGACGGCCTTCACGTTCACTCTGGACCTTGGCTACCTAGCGGTCGTCTTCGTAACTGCAGGGGCTCTAGG GTTCTTCATGACTGGTTATTTACCGCTTGGGTTTGAGTTCGCGGCGGAGATCACCTACCCTGAGTCCGAGGGGACGTCATCGGGACTGCTCAACGCCTCGGCACAG ACGTTTGGTATCGCCCTGACCCTGTTCATGGGATACCTGGTGAACAACGTCAGCACTTTGGCGGGAAacttgtgtctgtgtgtcaccCTCTTCCTTGGCGCCATCCTTACAG CTTTGATCAAGTCAGACTTGAAGAGACTAAGAGCCATGCATAGCGGAGAAGACGCCAATGCTGAATCTAAGACAACAGCCCTGTAA
- the LOC118409512 gene encoding kelch repeat and BTB domain-containing protein 8-like isoform X2: MAATGQRCNASAVRPRSYQDESYLHGFLETVGDLQKAGVLQDVILEVEGRRFPCHRLVLSAASPYFRAMFTSGMAESRQKTVILQGLESDIFGEILSYIYSATLHVFLDKVQPLYQAADLLQLDNVASREDFYSLSVNQLIEIIRHDELDVKEETTVWEAVVRWVQHSREDRLHHLPSILPHIRFNLLTPYNMVAILDHPLVREDPGRSAIRNVVKETANEKRRIGMDTQEMAMIFPEDISDLKPGEQRMLFWNPRAGKYIKCSYPKEALSLAQRTITVTSDNDIYILAREVSDFSQVTVLEFNNVGNVWQPAGLPPVRWPKTVHSHRLVEVDGVLYLFSEGWTVKNDSASVWVQMTKYNWYMDEWQKCSKLELGSEVIMSEYLPVSCGPHFYLIMNTDMYRYDPSQDRWCKRTPPKFMPDVCTAVSLGTEIFCTDRQFTKTMVYDTESDRWQVLQGWPNLDPGERPVITAPSLFILDNQLHVWLEPYIVDTDEKEDHLVYVYDRSADAWKDLKATLPYNPYSSGVPMSPVARIYLPGLTVYKDAN; encoded by the exons ATGGCTGCTACAGGCCAGAGATGCAACGccagcgcagttcgtcctcgttcctaccaagacgagagctatcttcACGGGTTTCTTGAAACTGTGGGTGACCTACAAAAGGCTGGGGTACTACAAGATGTtatccttgaagtcgagggccggcggtttccatgtcatcggcttgttctgtccgcggccagcccctacttcagggccatgtttacaagtggcatggcggaaagtcggcaGAAGACGgttattctacag GGTTTGGAATCAGACATttttggggagatcctgagttacatctactcggcaACCCTCCATGTGttcctggacaaagtgcagcccctgtaccaggcagccgacctcctccaactggacaat GTTGCCTCCAGAGAAGATTTCtacagcctgagtgtgaatcagctgattGAGATCATCAGAcatgatgagctggatgttaaagaggagacaacagtgtgggaggctgtggtgagatgggtgcagcacagcagggaggacag ACTGCACCACTTACcaagcatcctccctcacatccgcttcaacctgctgaccccGTACAACAtggtggccatcttggatcaccctctggtcagggaggatcctgggagaTCTGCCATCAGGAATGTGGTAAAGGAGACCGCCAATGAGAAGAGGAGAATTGGGATGGACACACAGGAAATGGCCATGATTTTCCCAGA GGACATTTCGGATCTCAAGCCTGGAGAGCAACGAATGCTGTTTTGGAATCCACGGGCAGGGAAATACATCAAGTGCAGCTATCCTAAAGAAGCCCTCTCGTTGGCCCAAAGAACTATAACAGTTACCAGTGACAACGATATCTACATCCTGGCGAGGGAGGTGTCGGATTTTAGTCAGGTGACTGTGTTAGAGTTCAACAATGTAGGTAATGTGTGGCAGCCTGCTGGTTTACCCCCTGTGCGTTGGCCTAAAACAGTCCACAGCCATCGCCTGGTAGAAGTAGATGGGGTGTTATATTTGTTTTCGGAAGGATGGACGGTGAAGAACGATAGTGCAAGTGTATGGGTCCAGATGACGAAGTACAACTGGTACATGGATGAGTGGCAGAAGTGTTCAAAGCTGGAACTTGGCAGTGAAGTGATAATGTCTGAATATCTGCCTGTGTCATGTGGTCCCCATTTCTATTTGATCATGAACACAGACATGTATCGTTACGACCCAAGCCAGGACCGCTGGTGCAAGCGGACTCCACCGAAATTTATGCCTGACGTCTGCACAGCCGTGTCACTGGGAACAGAGATCTTCTGCACAGACAGACAGTTCACCAAGACCatggtgtacgacacagagtctGACCGCTGGCAGGTACTACAAGGTTGGCCGAACCTAGACCCAGGAGAACGCCCTGTTATCACAGCTCCCAGTCTTTTTATACTGGACAACCAGCTGCACGTATGGTTAGAACCCTATATCGTTGACACAGATGAGAAAGAAGACCATCTcgtatatgtgtatgacaggtctgcagATGCTTGGAAAGACTTAAAGGCAACCCTGCCATACAATCCCTACTCGTCAGGCGTCCCCATGAGCCCTGTGGCACGGATCTACCTGCCTGGTCTCACTGTTTATAAGGATGCCAACTAA
- the LOC118410394 gene encoding kelch-like protein 17 isoform X3, with the protein MAATDQVTHASTVRPRSYQSESYLHGFLGTVSDLQKDGVLQDVVLEVEGRRFPCHRLVLSAASPYFRAMFTSDMAESRQRTVVLQGLDAGMFEEILSYIYSGTLHVSLDKVQPLYQAADLLQLDYVRDSCSSYMAMNVDCSTCVDLYKFADVFSVDRVLKCSLHFICMHLAEVASREEFCSLSVNQLTEIIS; encoded by the exons atggccgccacagaCCAAGTAACCCACGCCAGCACAGTTCGCCCTCGCTCCTACCAGAgcgagagctatctgcacgggtttcttggaactgtgagTGACTTACAGAAGGATGGGGtgctgcaggatgtcgtccttgaagtcgagggccggcggtttccctgccatcgacttgttctgtccgcggccagcccctacttcagggccatgtttacaagtgacatggcagAGAGTCGTCAGAGGACGGTTGTTTTGCAG ggtttggatgcaggcatgtttgaggagatcctgagttacatctactcgggaaccctccatgtgtccctggacaaagtgcagcccctgtaccaggcagccgacctcctccaactggactatgtgagagacagctgcagcagctacatggccatgaacgtggattgctccacctgtgtggacctgtacaagtttgccgATGTATTCTCTGTGGACAGAGTTCTGAAATGCAGTCTGCACTTCATCTGTATGCACCTTGCTGAG GTTGCCTCCAGAGAGGAGTtttgcagcctgagtgtgaatcagctgactgagatcatcagctaA
- the LOC118409512 gene encoding kelch repeat and BTB domain-containing protein 8-like isoform X1, producing MAATGQRCNASAVRPRSYQDESYLHGFLETVGDLQKAGVLQDVILEVEGRRFPCHRLVLSAASPYFRAMFTSGMAESRQKTVILQGLESDIFGEILSYIYSATLHVFLDKVQPLYQAADLLQLDNVRDTCSSYMAMNVQRSTCVDLYMFADVFSMDNVLKRCLKYICRHFPKVASREDFYSLSVNQLIEIIRHDELDVKEETTVWEAVVRWVQHSREDRLHHLPSILPHIRFNLLTPYNMVAILDHPLVREDPGRSAIRNVVKETANEKRRIGMDTQEMAMIFPEDISDLKPGEQRMLFWNPRAGKYIKCSYPKEALSLAQRTITVTSDNDIYILAREVSDFSQVTVLEFNNVGNVWQPAGLPPVRWPKTVHSHRLVEVDGVLYLFSEGWTVKNDSASVWVQMTKYNWYMDEWQKCSKLELGSEVIMSEYLPVSCGPHFYLIMNTDMYRYDPSQDRWCKRTPPKFMPDVCTAVSLGTEIFCTDRQFTKTMVYDTESDRWQVLQGWPNLDPGERPVITAPSLFILDNQLHVWLEPYIVDTDEKEDHLVYVYDRSADAWKDLKATLPYNPYSSGVPMSPVARIYLPGLTVYKDAN from the exons ATGGCTGCTACAGGCCAGAGATGCAACGccagcgcagttcgtcctcgttcctaccaagacgagagctatcttcACGGGTTTCTTGAAACTGTGGGTGACCTACAAAAGGCTGGGGTACTACAAGATGTtatccttgaagtcgagggccggcggtttccatgtcatcggcttgttctgtccgcggccagcccctacttcagggccatgtttacaagtggcatggcggaaagtcggcaGAAGACGgttattctacag GGTTTGGAATCAGACATttttggggagatcctgagttacatctactcggcaACCCTCCATGTGttcctggacaaagtgcagcccctgtaccaggcagccgacctcctccaactggacaatgtgagagacacctgcagcagctacatggccatgaacgtacagcgctccacctgtgtggacctctACATGTTTGCTGATGTCTTTTCTATGGACAATGTCCTAAAGCGATGTCTGAAGTACATCTGTAGGCACTTTCCCAAG GTTGCCTCCAGAGAAGATTTCtacagcctgagtgtgaatcagctgattGAGATCATCAGAcatgatgagctggatgttaaagaggagacaacagtgtgggaggctgtggtgagatgggtgcagcacagcagggaggacag ACTGCACCACTTACcaagcatcctccctcacatccgcttcaacctgctgaccccGTACAACAtggtggccatcttggatcaccctctggtcagggaggatcctgggagaTCTGCCATCAGGAATGTGGTAAAGGAGACCGCCAATGAGAAGAGGAGAATTGGGATGGACACACAGGAAATGGCCATGATTTTCCCAGA GGACATTTCGGATCTCAAGCCTGGAGAGCAACGAATGCTGTTTTGGAATCCACGGGCAGGGAAATACATCAAGTGCAGCTATCCTAAAGAAGCCCTCTCGTTGGCCCAAAGAACTATAACAGTTACCAGTGACAACGATATCTACATCCTGGCGAGGGAGGTGTCGGATTTTAGTCAGGTGACTGTGTTAGAGTTCAACAATGTAGGTAATGTGTGGCAGCCTGCTGGTTTACCCCCTGTGCGTTGGCCTAAAACAGTCCACAGCCATCGCCTGGTAGAAGTAGATGGGGTGTTATATTTGTTTTCGGAAGGATGGACGGTGAAGAACGATAGTGCAAGTGTATGGGTCCAGATGACGAAGTACAACTGGTACATGGATGAGTGGCAGAAGTGTTCAAAGCTGGAACTTGGCAGTGAAGTGATAATGTCTGAATATCTGCCTGTGTCATGTGGTCCCCATTTCTATTTGATCATGAACACAGACATGTATCGTTACGACCCAAGCCAGGACCGCTGGTGCAAGCGGACTCCACCGAAATTTATGCCTGACGTCTGCACAGCCGTGTCACTGGGAACAGAGATCTTCTGCACAGACAGACAGTTCACCAAGACCatggtgtacgacacagagtctGACCGCTGGCAGGTACTACAAGGTTGGCCGAACCTAGACCCAGGAGAACGCCCTGTTATCACAGCTCCCAGTCTTTTTATACTGGACAACCAGCTGCACGTATGGTTAGAACCCTATATCGTTGACACAGATGAGAAAGAAGACCATCTcgtatatgtgtatgacaggtctgcagATGCTTGGAAAGACTTAAAGGCAACCCTGCCATACAATCCCTACTCGTCAGGCGTCCCCATGAGCCCTGTGGCACGGATCTACCTGCCTGGTCTCACTGTTTATAAGGATGCCAACTAA
- the LOC118410387 gene encoding immunoglobulin superfamily containing leucine-rich repeat protein-like, producing the protein MKADVIIYVTVISACAVQQACGADRQACDVCRCQKDGTVDCRLRNLLSVPSGIPVTATSLRLQDNKLTWLLPGTFQSLDKLESLDLQHNQLERIDPGALDGLTALVTLDISYNRLTSLPAGVFVSLTSLQVLKAQKNEIVEVNIEALAGLEMLPHLQHVHLDNNLISHLPCEHLDVVPARVFLHFGGNPLRCDCLDVVSHPPCLTRDNLAAECTAPHLLRGQPSQDLQRTCGMLFWCFFACGLSFLILGASMSYVFFRRTKRVVCNLYNCKFRFVHPRRATPAWQ; encoded by the exons ATGAAAGCTGACGTCATCATCTACGTCACGGTGATCAGCGCATGCGCCGTTCAACAAGCTTGTGGAGCGGACAGACAAGCGTGTGACGTGTGCAGATGTCAGAAGGATGGCACGGTGGACTGCCGGCTGAGAAACCTGCTGTCCGTCCCGAGCGGCATCCCGGTCACAGCCACCTCACTCCGGCTGCAGGACAACAAGCTCACCTGGCTGCTACCGGGCACTTTCCAG TCGCTGGACAAGTTGGAGTCCCTGGACCTGCAGCATAACCAGCTGGAGAGGATTGACCCTGGCGCGCTGGACGGACTCACGGCGCTGGTCACGCTGGACATCTCCTACAACAGGCTGACCAGTCTACCCGCAGGCGTGTTTGTGAGTCTGACGTCATTACAGGTGCTGAAGGCTCAGAAGAACGAAATCGTTGAG GTAAATATAGAGGCCCTGGCCGGTCTGGAGATGCTACCACACCTGCAACATGTTCACCTGGACAACAACCTCATCTCTCACCTACCCTGCGAACACCTGGACGTCGTGCCGGCGCGAGTCTTCCTCCACTTCGGCGGGAACCCTCTCCGCTGCGACTGCCTGGACGTGGTGAGCCACCCGCCGTGCCTCACACGGGACAACCTCGCTGCTGAGTGCACCGCGCCGCATCTACTGAGGGGCCAGCCATCCCAAGACCTACAGAGGACCTGCGGCATGTTGTTCTGGTGCTTCTTTGCTTGCGGTTTGTCGTTCCTCATCCTGGGTGCGTCCATGTCGTATGTCTTCTTCCGTAGGACTAAACGCGTCGTGTGCAACCTGTACAACTGTAAGTTCAGATTCGTGCATCCGAGGAGGGCAACGCCCGCCTGGCAGTGA